A stretch of the Vagococcus xieshaowenii genome encodes the following:
- a CDS encoding DUF1129 domain-containing protein — MEAQELRALIEKNLELEEKLTKKNQQYIFDLRKAMNGANVSDEKQITALADMLPQLVETQKTGQTARQLFGTVTERLELIANEPVEVKEVGMKEMVIDNSLLLFALLGVMSVVMPMFLNGQPQGILTLIIGSISGGVAFYYLYNKVYQYDRPGADRSQKPGAGKTFAISMLAMLGWSVFFIGSMLIPGSINVVLQPVITLILSVGAYLLRRYLRKKNNIMTNMFSR, encoded by the coding sequence TTGGAAGCACAAGAATTAAGAGCATTAATCGAAAAAAATCTAGAACTAGAAGAAAAATTAACGAAAAAAAATCAACAATATATCTTTGATTTAAGAAAAGCAATGAATGGTGCCAATGTATCAGATGAAAAGCAAATTACAGCATTAGCTGATATGTTGCCACAATTAGTGGAAACACAAAAAACAGGACAAACAGCACGTCAGTTGTTTGGAACTGTAACAGAACGCCTAGAGTTGATTGCTAACGAGCCAGTAGAAGTAAAAGAAGTAGGCATGAAGGAAATGGTTATCGACAATAGCTTGCTATTATTTGCCTTATTAGGTGTGATGTCAGTTGTTATGCCAATGTTCTTAAATGGACAGCCACAAGGGATTTTAACTTTAATTATTGGTTCAATTTCAGGTGGTGTGGCGTTTTACTACTTATACAACAAAGTATATCAATATGACAGACCAGGTGCAGATCGTTCGCAAAAACCAGGAGCAGGGAAAACCTTTGCTATTTCAATGTTAGCTATGCTAGGTTGGTCAGTGTTCTTCATCGGTTCAATGCTAATTCCAGGAAGTATTAACGTCGTTTTACAACCAGTTATTACGTTAATTTTATCAGTAGGTGCTTACTTACTTCGACGTTACTTACGTAAAAAAAATAATATCATGACCAATATGTTTTCAAGATAG
- the guaB gene encoding IMP dehydrogenase: protein MSNWESKFAKKGYTFDDVLLVPAESHVLPNDVDMSVQLAKNIRLNIPFLSASMDTVTDSGMAIAMARQGGLGVIHKNMTIEQQADEVRKVKRSESGVIIDPFFLTPEHKVQDAEDLMARYRISGVPIVETLESRTLVGILTNRDLRFISDYEAPIHEVMTKEELVTAPVGTSLKDAEKILQKYKIEKLPLVDAENRLSGLITIKDIEKVIEFPRAAKDEHGRLLAAAAVGVTSDTFERAAALLDAGADAIVIDTAHGHSAGVLRKISEIRAKFPEATLIAGNVATAEGTQALYEAGVDVVKVGIGPGSICTTRVVAGVGVPQLTAIYDAASMARKYGKTIIADGGIKYSGDIVKALAAGGNAVMLGSMLAGTDESPGEFEIYQGRRFKTYRGMGSLGAMEKGSSDRYFQGSVNEANKLVPEGIEGRVAYKGAVSDIVFQMIGGLKSGMGYVGAPTIDALHENAQFVIMSGAGLRESHPHDVQITKEAPNYSVEG, encoded by the coding sequence ATGTCTAATTGGGAATCAAAATTTGCAAAAAAAGGATACACATTTGATGATGTTTTATTAGTTCCAGCAGAAAGTCATGTTTTACCAAATGATGTTGATATGAGTGTACAACTAGCGAAGAATATCCGTTTGAATATTCCATTTTTAAGTGCAAGTATGGATACAGTAACAGATAGTGGTATGGCGATTGCAATGGCACGTCAAGGTGGTTTAGGTGTTATTCACAAAAATATGACCATTGAACAACAAGCTGATGAAGTTCGTAAAGTAAAACGTTCTGAAAGTGGCGTTATTATTGATCCTTTCTTCTTAACTCCAGAACATAAAGTACAAGATGCTGAAGATTTAATGGCACGTTACCGTATTTCAGGAGTACCGATTGTAGAGACATTAGAAAGTCGTACATTAGTAGGGATTTTAACTAATCGTGACTTACGTTTCATTTCAGATTATGAAGCGCCTATTCATGAAGTAATGACAAAAGAAGAATTAGTAACAGCACCAGTTGGGACATCACTAAAAGATGCTGAAAAAATCTTACAAAAATATAAAATTGAAAAATTACCGTTAGTAGATGCTGAAAATCGTTTAAGTGGTTTAATTACCATTAAAGACATTGAAAAAGTTATCGAATTCCCAAGAGCCGCTAAAGATGAACATGGTCGTTTATTAGCAGCCGCAGCAGTGGGTGTTACAAGTGATACGTTTGAACGTGCAGCGGCATTGTTAGATGCAGGAGCAGATGCGATTGTCATTGATACAGCTCACGGACATAGTGCAGGTGTTTTACGTAAAATTTCAGAAATTCGTGCGAAATTTCCAGAAGCAACATTAATTGCTGGGAATGTAGCGACAGCTGAAGGCACACAAGCTTTATATGAAGCGGGTGTTGACGTGGTAAAAGTAGGGATTGGACCTGGTTCAATTTGTACAACACGTGTTGTAGCTGGTGTTGGGGTTCCTCAATTAACAGCGATTTATGATGCGGCATCAATGGCACGTAAATATGGTAAGACAATTATTGCTGATGGTGGAATTAAATACTCAGGTGATATCGTGAAAGCATTAGCAGCTGGTGGTAATGCGGTAATGCTAGGAAGTATGTTGGCAGGTACAGACGAATCACCAGGTGAATTCGAAATTTATCAAGGTCGTCGTTTCAAAACATATCGTGGTATGGGCTCATTAGGTGCGATGGAAAAAGGTTCAAGTGACCGTTACTTCCAAGGTAGTGTGAATGAAGCCAACAAATTAGTGCCAGAAGGTATTGAAGGACGTGTCGCTTATAAAGGGGCTGTATCAGATATCGTCTTCCAAATGATCGGTGGATTAAAATCAGGTATGGGTTATGTGGGCGCACCAACTATCGATGCTCTACATGAAAATGCACAATTTGTTATCATGAGTGGAGCTGGATTAAGAGAATCTCATCCACATGATGTTCAAATTACAAAAGAAGCACCTAACTATTCAGTAGAAGGATAG
- the ald gene encoding alanine dehydrogenase encodes MKIGVPKEIKDQEGRVAITPAGVMTFVKQGHEVIVEHNAGIQSGFTNEEYLSVGAKITENVSDVWSADMVMKVKEPLKEEYQYFRENLILFTYLHLAPVKELTDALVNAGVTAIAYETVQLDNGSLPLLTPMSEIAGRMSVQIGAQFLQKFYGGAGVLLAGVPGVERGKVTIIGGGVSGVNAAKMAIGLGAQVTILDVNPSRLAELDDLFGNSIQTLMSNPFTIEQSVLESDLVIGAVLIPGRKAPKLVDEELVKRMKPGSVIVDIAIDQGGIFETTDHVTTHENPTFIKHDVIHYSVANMPGAVPRTSTFALTNSTMPYAVEIANKGVMKALKENIALSKGVSALAFQLTDAGVAKDQERAYTPLDELI; translated from the coding sequence ATGAAAATAGGTGTACCTAAAGAAATTAAAGATCAAGAAGGACGCGTAGCGATTACGCCAGCAGGAGTTATGACGTTTGTGAAACAAGGTCATGAAGTAATCGTTGAACACAATGCAGGGATTCAATCAGGGTTTACAAATGAAGAGTATCTGTCAGTCGGTGCAAAAATTACGGAAAATGTTAGTGATGTATGGTCTGCGGATATGGTTATGAAAGTTAAAGAACCACTAAAAGAAGAATACCAATACTTTAGAGAAAATCTTATTTTATTTACTTATTTACATCTTGCACCAGTCAAAGAATTAACAGATGCATTAGTCAACGCAGGTGTAACGGCAATTGCCTATGAAACAGTTCAGTTAGATAATGGTAGCTTACCTTTATTAACACCAATGTCTGAAATTGCAGGACGTATGTCTGTTCAAATCGGCGCACAGTTTTTACAAAAATTTTACGGTGGAGCAGGAGTTCTATTAGCAGGAGTTCCAGGTGTAGAACGTGGTAAAGTAACCATTATCGGTGGTGGTGTTTCAGGTGTTAACGCAGCTAAAATGGCGATAGGACTAGGGGCACAAGTGACGATATTAGATGTTAATCCATCACGTTTAGCCGAATTGGATGATCTGTTTGGTAATAGTATTCAAACATTAATGTCTAACCCATTTACCATTGAACAGTCAGTGCTAGAGTCTGATTTAGTAATTGGTGCTGTATTGATTCCAGGAAGAAAAGCACCAAAATTAGTGGATGAAGAGTTAGTGAAACGTATGAAGCCAGGTTCTGTTATTGTTGATATCGCAATTGATCAAGGTGGTATTTTCGAAACAACAGACCATGTGACAACACATGAAAACCCAACGTTTATCAAACATGACGTGATTCATTATTCAGTAGCGAATATGCCTGGTGCAGTGCCACGTACTTCAACGTTCGCCTTAACAAATAGCACCATGCCTTATGCAGTAGAGATTGCTAATAAAGGTGTAATGAAAGCGCTTAAAGAAAATATCGCTTTATCAAAAGGTGTCAGCGCTTTAGCATTCCAATTAACAGATGCAGGAGTTGCCAAAGACCAAGAACGAGCATATACACCACTTGATGAATTAATTTAA
- the serS gene encoding serine--tRNA ligase, which yields MLDIKMIRNNFEEVKARLATRGVDGSQLDTLLALDQERRQLIVTTEEKKKLRNKVSEEIAQLKRNKEDAQDKIAEMQKVGAEIKAIDEQLNEVDQKIFDISTMIPNLPDESVPVGEDEEANVEVRRWGQPKDFSFEPQAHWDLGENLDILDFERGAKVAGSRFLYYKGIGARLERALISFMLDMHTTEHGYQEMLTPILVNDDSMFGTGQFPKFKEDVFQIEGGGLTLIPTAEVPLTNFYRNEILEGDTLPQNFTAFSPCFRSEAGSAGRDTRGLIRLHQFHKVEMVKFADAETSFDELEKMTQNAEAILQRLGLPYRVLALSTGDMGFSAAKTYDLEVWVPSQHTYREISSCSNCTDFQARRAQIRYRDAEGKLQYVHTLNGSGLAVGRTVVGILENYQNEDGSITIPEALVPYMGGLTKIEAPSK from the coding sequence ATGTTAGATATCAAAATGATTCGTAACAACTTTGAAGAAGTAAAAGCACGTCTTGCAACAAGAGGTGTGGATGGTTCACAATTAGACACATTATTAGCGTTAGACCAAGAACGTCGTCAATTAATTGTCACAACCGAAGAAAAGAAAAAATTACGTAACAAGGTTTCTGAAGAAATTGCTCAATTAAAACGTAATAAAGAAGATGCTCAAGATAAAATTGCTGAAATGCAAAAAGTCGGTGCTGAAATCAAAGCTATCGACGAACAATTAAACGAGGTTGATCAAAAAATCTTTGACATTTCAACAATGATTCCTAACTTACCAGATGAAAGTGTGCCTGTTGGAGAAGATGAAGAAGCAAACGTTGAAGTCCGTCGTTGGGGACAACCAAAAGACTTTTCTTTTGAGCCACAAGCGCATTGGGATTTAGGCGAGAACTTAGATATTTTAGATTTCGAACGTGGCGCAAAAGTTGCAGGTAGTCGCTTCCTTTACTACAAAGGCATTGGTGCTCGTTTAGAACGTGCTTTAATTAGCTTCATGTTAGACATGCATACAACTGAGCATGGCTATCAAGAAATGTTAACACCCATCCTAGTGAATGATGATTCTATGTTTGGTACAGGACAGTTCCCTAAATTTAAGGAAGATGTATTCCAAATCGAAGGTGGCGGCTTAACATTAATTCCAACGGCTGAAGTACCTTTAACTAACTTCTACCGTAATGAAATTCTAGAAGGTGACACATTACCACAAAACTTCACCGCCTTTAGCCCATGCTTCCGTTCAGAAGCTGGTAGTGCAGGTCGTGACACACGAGGGTTAATCCGTTTACACCAATTCCACAAAGTTGAGATGGTAAAATTCGCTGATGCTGAAACATCATTTGATGAATTAGAAAAAATGACACAAAATGCCGAGGCTATTTTACAACGTTTAGGCCTACCTTACCGTGTATTAGCGTTATCTACAGGCGATATGGGCTTCTCAGCTGCGAAAACATACGACTTAGAAGTTTGGGTTCCTAGCCAACATACTTACCGTGAAATCAGTTCTTGCTCAAACTGTACTGACTTCCAAGCGAGACGTGCACAAATCCGTTACCGCGATGCTGAAGGTAAATTACAATATGTTCATACATTAAACGGATCTGGTTTAGCTGTTGGCCGTACAGTCGTCGGTATTTTGGAAAATTACCAAAACGAAGATGGCAGTATCACTATTCCTGAAGCTTTAGTTCCTTACATGGGTGGCTTAACAAAAATTGAAGCACCTTCAAAATAA
- a CDS encoding serine hydrolase — MRRTLLSSICVFLLSGSLFMPFSNLVNAQETTYGTELDLGAKAAIAFDPTDGKIFYEKNSNEPLQIASTTKMLTMYLILQAIKDGTIHWDDEITISEHLETLSHDMNLSNVYLYQHEHYTVKDLFIATEKVSANAAVIALSEKIAGSEKEFVDLMRAQLKKWHIDNAYIISTSGLNNEDTLGRKYPGSKDDEENLMSAHDLAIVTYHLLNDFPEIIDFTREASATFGQGTLSQTDLISTNEMLPGQRFYKENVIGLKTGTTQLAGTCFVGLIEQDGRQVVTIVLHSEDMDAKDNGQRFIDTSNLMDDALENWQVTTSLSSDSLSTKEKNYPVHAGKKDTVALSLDKELTNWQLDEQAMVDQLNVTLDEDLLTKEGELKAPIKKGQKVGKISVSFNKTSSHYLFKDEKTKELPLYATETIEKSPWYVLIGEWFSERFHSLKASFV, encoded by the coding sequence ATGCGACGAACACTATTATCGTCTATCTGTGTTTTTCTTTTATCAGGTAGTTTATTCATGCCTTTTTCTAACCTTGTCAATGCACAAGAAACAACTTACGGCACTGAGTTAGACTTAGGAGCGAAAGCCGCCATTGCCTTTGATCCTACTGATGGAAAAATCTTTTATGAAAAAAATTCAAATGAACCTTTACAAATTGCTTCTACTACTAAAATGCTAACCATGTATCTTATTTTACAAGCAATCAAAGATGGTACGATTCACTGGGATGATGAAATAACAATCTCGGAACACTTAGAAACGTTAAGTCACGACATGAACTTGTCGAATGTTTACTTATACCAACACGAACACTATACAGTAAAAGACTTATTTATCGCAACTGAAAAAGTCTCTGCTAATGCAGCCGTTATCGCTTTATCAGAAAAAATTGCCGGTAGTGAAAAAGAATTTGTTGATTTAATGCGTGCCCAACTAAAAAAATGGCACATTGATAATGCGTATATCATTTCTACTTCAGGATTAAATAACGAAGATACCTTAGGACGTAAATATCCTGGCAGTAAGGACGATGAAGAAAATTTAATGTCCGCACATGATTTAGCAATTGTTACCTATCATTTATTAAATGATTTTCCAGAAATTATTGACTTCACACGTGAAGCTTCTGCGACATTCGGCCAAGGGACACTTTCACAAACAGACCTAATAAGTACTAATGAGATGTTACCTGGACAACGTTTTTATAAAGAAAATGTTATTGGCCTAAAAACAGGAACAACCCAGCTTGCAGGTACGTGTTTTGTTGGCTTAATCGAACAAGATGGCCGACAAGTTGTCACGATTGTCTTACACAGTGAAGATATGGATGCTAAAGATAACGGTCAACGTTTTATTGATACCAGCAACTTAATGGACGATGCCTTAGAAAACTGGCAAGTAACGACTAGCCTATCTTCTGACTCATTAAGCACTAAAGAAAAGAACTACCCTGTTCATGCAGGTAAAAAAGATACCGTGGCACTTAGCCTAGACAAAGAACTAACTAACTGGCAATTAGATGAGCAAGCGATGGTGGATCAATTAAACGTGACTCTCGATGAGGATTTGCTAACGAAAGAAGGCGAACTAAAAGCACCTATCAAAAAAGGCCAAAAAGTCGGAAAAATCTCTGTCAGCTTTAACAAGACAAGTAGCCATTACCTATTTAAAGATGAAAAAACTAAAGAGCTTCCTCTTTATGCTACAGAAACCATCGAAAAATCACCTTGGTATGTCCTAATAGGTGAATGGTTTTCGGAAAGGTTTCATTCATTAAAAGCTAGCTTCGTTTGA
- a CDS encoding sensor histidine kinase codes for METNIEQTNKINLTSKEKSELLGEAILTVILLILLNIAILALAKIIIDGNSNLKAVVLELKDAIFNKGFNIKTYTLEKVAIFLLAIMDIIVLAWRLIRRYHQMQLRHIIKELHFIAEGNYDHRIPFKLNGDLGRIINNVNQLVNNTVTAMEEERRIEQSKDELITNISHDIRTPLTSIIGYLGLIEEGRYKSNEELLHYTHTAFKKSKQMKNLVDDLFEYTKVRQTNTKLNLIQFDLYQLLEQLAVDFELEAANKNMTLDVICHPIPFMMKGDTEKLVRVFDNLITNALKYGSDGNAIILSAEKTEEHALITIKNNGENIPEDAIESIFERFYRVDPSRSQETGGTGLGLAIAHSIISLHHGEISVKSENGWTSFVIRLPLTQEAFA; via the coding sequence ATGGAAACTAATATAGAACAAACCAATAAAATCAACTTAACGTCTAAGGAAAAAAGCGAGCTCTTAGGAGAAGCCATATTAACAGTTATTCTACTGATTTTACTAAATATTGCCATTCTTGCTCTAGCAAAAATTATTATTGATGGCAACTCAAACCTCAAAGCCGTTGTTTTAGAATTAAAAGATGCCATTTTTAATAAAGGATTCAATATTAAGACTTACACATTAGAAAAAGTGGCGATTTTCTTACTAGCCATTATGGATATTATCGTTTTAGCTTGGCGGTTGATTCGTCGTTATCATCAAATGCAATTACGACACATCATTAAAGAGCTACATTTTATTGCAGAAGGAAACTATGATCATCGGATCCCTTTTAAATTAAACGGTGATTTAGGACGTATTATTAATAACGTCAACCAATTAGTTAATAACACCGTGACAGCTATGGAAGAAGAACGTCGTATTGAGCAATCAAAAGATGAGTTAATCACCAATATTAGTCATGATATCCGTACACCTCTAACCTCGATTATCGGCTACTTAGGTCTTATTGAAGAAGGTCGATACAAATCTAACGAAGAATTGTTGCACTATACACATACGGCTTTTAAAAAATCAAAGCAAATGAAAAATCTAGTTGATGACTTATTTGAGTACACCAAAGTCAGACAAACGAATACCAAACTAAATTTAATTCAATTTGATTTGTATCAATTGCTAGAACAATTGGCCGTCGATTTTGAACTTGAAGCTGCTAACAAAAACATGACGCTTGATGTTATTTGTCACCCGATTCCCTTTATGATGAAAGGAGATACAGAAAAGCTCGTACGTGTATTTGATAATTTGATTACGAATGCCTTGAAATATGGATCTGATGGTAACGCGATTATTTTAAGTGCCGAAAAAACAGAAGAACACGCGCTGATTACCATTAAAAATAATGGTGAAAATATCCCTGAAGACGCTATTGAAAGTATCTTCGAGCGATTTTACCGTGTAGATCCTTCACGTTCACAAGAAACAGGTGGGACAGGACTAGGGTTGGCAATCGCTCACAGTATCATTTCTTTACACCATGGTGAAATTAGCGTAAAATCAGAAAATGGTTGGACTTCTTTTGTTATCAGATTACCATTAACACAAGAAGCATTCGCCTAA
- a CDS encoding response regulator transcription factor, translating to MKILVVDDDKEIVELLSIYIKNEGYDVIKAYDGKEAMTKVITTPDIDLMILDIMMPKMDGMSVVKELRKESQIPIIMLTAKTTDMDKIQGLVAGADDYVTKPFNPLEVMARVKSLLRRSSLQIENDLPDTLEVGPLRINKDSHEVTTDTNVPIQLTALEFGILHLLASHPNRVFSAEEIFERVWQQESLVSAKTVMVHVSHLREKIEQATNGEKVIETVWGVGYKINGN from the coding sequence ATGAAAATATTAGTTGTCGATGATGATAAAGAAATTGTTGAATTATTAAGTATCTATATAAAGAACGAAGGTTACGATGTTATAAAAGCTTATGATGGTAAAGAAGCCATGACAAAAGTAATTACAACACCCGATATTGATTTAATGATATTGGATATTATGATGCCAAAAATGGACGGTATGTCTGTTGTTAAAGAACTAAGAAAAGAATCACAAATCCCGATTATTATGTTAACCGCTAAGACAACGGATATGGATAAAATCCAAGGCTTAGTGGCTGGTGCTGATGACTATGTCACAAAACCATTTAATCCCCTAGAAGTAATGGCACGTGTAAAGTCACTATTAAGACGTTCTTCCTTACAAATAGAAAATGATTTACCCGATACACTTGAAGTTGGTCCTCTAAGAATTAACAAAGACTCTCATGAAGTGACTACTGATACTAATGTTCCTATCCAGTTAACAGCTCTTGAGTTTGGCATTCTACATTTATTAGCTAGTCATCCCAACAGAGTCTTTAGTGCAGAAGAAATTTTCGAACGTGTTTGGCAACAAGAAAGTCTAGTATCCGCAAAAACCGTGATGGTTCACGTCAGTCACTTACGAGAAAAAATCGAACAAGCAACCAATGGTGAAAAAGTAATCGAGACCGTTTGGGGAGTTGGCTATAAAATAAATGGAAACTAA
- a CDS encoding ISL3 family transposase yields MAYIIEGVLTYRPTCCEKCGELDSSKIVKNGYRTTKTQLPPFRNRLTYLKLHRSRFRCYTCGATFIASTPIVERNHHISRELNYQIMMELKRIVSRKDIAERYFVSDVTVLRIQRELAKQRTINYNHLPSILCIDEFKSMKSCEGSMSFICVDGVRNKLFVLLEDRRLEKLASYFMKFSLKVRKSVKYLVMDMNGSYAQLIKKVFPCAEIVTDRFHIVQHINRSFNQLRINIMNTFRNHHSEDMKKYRRLKRYWKLLLKDTDTLDNKHSHYHYLFKRELFQQEIIDELLTYDERLRLAYDTIQLLHHYRKKSDVENFFHIINDLSKELPNWFRKKLTFFNRHNQGIYNALILPYSNGITEGINNKIKLIKRVSYGYRNFRNLRDRIYISQGLIFQNII; encoded by the coding sequence CTGGCTTATATTATTGAAGGTGTATTAACCTATCGCCCGACTTGCTGCGAAAAATGTGGTGAACTAGATAGCTCAAAAATCGTTAAAAACGGATATAGAACGACCAAAACACAATTACCGCCCTTTAGAAATAGACTGACGTATCTAAAGCTGCATCGTTCAAGATTTCGTTGTTACACCTGTGGTGCTACTTTTATCGCCTCAACACCTATCGTTGAACGCAATCATCATATTTCCCGTGAATTAAACTATCAAATCATGATGGAATTAAAGCGTATTGTATCTCGTAAAGATATTGCGGAACGGTACTTTGTTTCTGATGTAACTGTGTTACGTATACAAAGAGAGTTAGCTAAACAACGGACAATTAACTACAATCACCTACCAAGTATTCTATGTATTGATGAATTTAAATCAATGAAATCATGTGAAGGCTCTATGAGCTTTATTTGCGTTGACGGCGTTAGGAATAAGCTGTTTGTCCTCTTAGAGGACAGACGATTGGAGAAGTTGGCTAGTTATTTCATGAAGTTTTCTCTTAAAGTACGCAAATCCGTTAAATACTTAGTCATGGATATGAATGGTAGCTATGCGCAACTAATCAAGAAAGTTTTTCCTTGTGCTGAAATTGTCACGGATCGTTTTCATATTGTACAACACATTAACCGTAGCTTTAATCAGTTACGTATCAATATCATGAATACCTTCCGAAATCATCATTCAGAAGATATGAAGAAATATCGCAGATTGAAGCGTTACTGGAAACTCCTTTTAAAAGATACTGATACTTTAGATAATAAGCATTCACATTATCATTATTTGTTTAAACGTGAACTTTTCCAACAGGAAATTATTGATGAACTATTAACTTATGATGAGCGTCTACGACTAGCATACGATACCATCCAGCTCTTACATCACTATCGCAAGAAATCCGATGTAGAGAACTTCTTTCATATAATAAATGACTTATCTAAAGAGCTTCCTAACTGGTTTAGAAAGAAATTAACCTTCTTCAATCGACACAATCAAGGCATTTATAATGCCTTGATTCTGCCTTATTCTAATGGTATTACCGAAGGTATCAACAATAAAATCAAATTAATTAAACGCGTTTCCTACGGCTATCGTAACTTTAGAAACTTACGTGATAGAATTTATATTTCGCAAGGATTAATTTTCCAAAATATCATATAA